A genomic segment from Micropterus dolomieu isolate WLL.071019.BEF.003 ecotype Adirondacks linkage group LG03, ASM2129224v1, whole genome shotgun sequence encodes:
- the rhbg gene encoding ammonium transporter Rh type B, which produces MTGAATNMRLKLPIICFILEIILIILFGVLVEYDEDTDARKWHSHNHSEYDNEFYYRYPSFQDVHVMIFIGFGFLMTFLQRYGFSSVGFNFLIAAFSLQWATLMQGFFHGLHGGKIHIGVESMINADFCTGSVLISFGAVLGKTSPVQLLVMAMFEVTLFAVNEFILLTILGAKDAGGSMTIHTFGAYFGLMVTRILYRPHLDKSKHKNCSVYHSDLFAMIGTIYLWMFWPSFNSAITAHGDDQHRTAMNTYYSLAACTLSTYGMSALTAHDGKLDMSGAGGPRLDHILHAVLCHMPSLSC; this is translated from the exons ATGACAGGCGCAGCAACCAACATGCGGCTGAAGCTGCCGATCATCTGCTTCATCCTGGAgatcatcctcatcatcctcttcGGCGTGTTGGTGGAGTATGACGAGGATACGGACGCAAGGAAGTGGCATAGTCACAACCACTCGGAGTATGACAACGAGTTCTACTACCGCTACCCAA GTTTCCAGGATGTGCATGTGATGATCTTCATCGGTTTCGGCTTCCTCATGACCTTCTTGCAGCGCTATGGCTTTAGCAGTGTGGGCTTCAACTTCCTGATCGCGGCCTTCTCCCTACAGTGGGCCACACTCATGCAGGGCTTCTTTCATGGTCTGCATGGAGGCAAGATCCATATCGGGGTGGAGAG TATGATCAATGCTGATTTCTGCACCGGCTCTGTGCTCATCTCATTTGGAGCCGTTTTGGGTAAAACCAGCCCTGTCCAGCTGCTGGTCATGGCAATGTTCGAGGTCACACTGTTTGCTGTGAATGAGTTCATCCTGCTGACTATTTTGGGG GCCAAGGATGCTGGGGGCTCCATGACCATCCACACGTTCGGAGCCTATTTCGGTCTCATGGTGACCAGAATCCTGTACCGGCCCCACCTGGATAAGAGCAAACACAAGAACTGCTCAGTCTACCATTCTGACCTGTTTGCCATGATCG GTACCATCTACCTGTGGATGTTCTGGCCCAGCTTCAACTCTGCCATCACAGCTCATGGAGACGACCAGCACCGCACAGCCATGAACACCTACTACTCCCTGGCAGCCTGCACTCTGTCCACCTACGGCATGTCCGCCCTCACAGCACACGATGGAAAGCTGGACATG TCGGGGGCAGGAGGTCCACGCCTCGATCACATCCTACATGCAGTCCTCTGTCACATGCCGTCATTGTCATGTTGa